The Branchiostoma floridae strain S238N-H82 chromosome 10, Bfl_VNyyK, whole genome shotgun sequence genome has a segment encoding these proteins:
- the LOC118423920 gene encoding uncharacterized protein LOC118423920 isoform X2 yields MARRLRQCEVCALLFLTTALTVLGLPTTIQRNDWLLGSDLQHQPSRGIVDEQLWGPISHYNYVLPVRVTRGFGGRHYSPWQTFSRLWVQGRNKVARNSPQPWNDEDANTDLEATPHEIQTRANPWQKYGKLWVNGASRQNKRISTNEDATSPLGGSNLDDLEVEIRSNPWNKFANMWVKGHGKRGFDTVPAFSELTPSDPTNIDKRQVTNPWNTFSNLWVKGTGKRSADVVSDSQLAELSDLLAEKRAGGNPWNRYANMWVSGVSQPREGRSSPWNTYSQSWVSGKGKRSPWGKYAHLWVEGQSKLKRGQNPWNDFAHMWVGGKSKPGKREGGELEDHVIDLRANPWNDFAHMWVGGKSKPGKREGELVEDHEIDLRANPWNQFAHMWVGGKSKPGKREERELVDDHEIDLRANPWNQFAHMWVGGKSKPGKREEGELVEDHEIDLRANPWNDFAHLWVGGKSKPGKREESELKDHEINLRANPWNQFAHMWVGGKSKPGKREDGELDDHLIDLRANPWNQFAHMWVGGKSKPGKREQGVLEDHEIELRANSWNKFAHMWLGGKSKPGKRGESELEDHEIDLRANPWNQFAHMWVGGKSKPGKREGELVEDHEIDLRANPWNQFAHMWVGGQSKQVKKSETSKNQSEESDGPQDSNIENQSEKLEDKSIDEKAMQGEPQDVTKKSSPWQNYGKMWVEGQGKRDSINGDPVEERSWNKQAQMWTKGMKKDPTISREGSEESEGVETRSDPWGKHAQLWTQGQSRRQKRSLESRGPRRPWTTWTKLWIGGTGKGERVARSIREDRRTGTDFGF; encoded by the exons AACGATTGGCTATTGGGAAGTGACCTGCAACACCAGCCCAGCAGGGGGATAGTTGACGAGCAGCTATGGGGACCAATCAGCCACTACAACTACGTCCTTCCCGTTAGAGTCACCAGGGGATTCGGG GGAAGACATTACAGTCCCTGGCAAACATTCTCACGCCTTTGGGTACAGGGCCGCAACAAGGTTGCCCGTAACTCCCCACAACCCTGGAACGACGAAGACGCAAACACCGACCTCGAAGCGACCCCCCACGAAATCCAGACAAGAGCAAATCCGTGGCAGAAGTACGGAAAGTTGTGGGTGAACGGTGCATCGAGACAAAACAAGCGAATCTCGACCAATGAAGATGCAACAAGCCCCTTGGGAGGAAGTAATCTAGATGACCTTGAAGTAGAAATAAGGTCAAACCCCTGGAATAAGTTTGCCAACATGTGGGTTAAGGGGCATGGCAAGAGGGGCTTTGACACAGTTCCAGCCTTCTCTGAGCTCACGCCATCAGATCCCACAAATATCGATAAACGACAGGTTACCAATCCCTGGAATACGTTTTCTAACTTGTGGGTCAAGGGCACGGGGAAGCGATCAGCCGACGTAGTTAGCGATTCTCAACTAGCTGAGCTCTCTGACCTGTTGGCTGAGAAGAGAGCAGGAGGGAACCCGTGGAATAGGTATGCTAATATGTGGGTTTCGGGCGTATCGCAACCACGCGAGGGTAGATCGAGTCCATGGAATACCTATTCTCAGTCTTGGGTATCTGGGAAGGGGAAGCGTAGCCCTTGGGGCAAATATGCCCATCTATGGGTGGAAGGTCAATCCAAACTCAAGAGAGGACAAAACCCCTGGAATGACTTTGCCCATATGTGGGTGGGGGGGAAGTCGAAGCCAGGCAAGCGAGAGGGGGGCGAACTAGAGGACCATGTGATTGATCTCAGAGCGAACCCCTGGAATGATTTTGCCCATATGTGGGTAGGGGGGAAGTCAAAGCCAGGAAAAAGAGAAGGGGAACTAGTAGAAGACCACGAGATTGATCTAAGAGCAAACCCCTGGAACCAGTTTGCCCATATGTGGGTGGGAGGAAAGTCGAAGCCAGGAAAACGAGAAGAAAGGGAACTAGTAGACGACCACGAGATAGACCTAAGAGCGAATCCCTGGAACCAATTTGCCCATATGTGGGTGGGGGGAAAGTCGAAGCCAGGAAAACGAGAAGAAGGGGAACTAGTAGAAGACCACGAGATAGATCTAAGAGCGAACCCCTGGAATGATTTTGCCCATTTGTGGGTGGGAGGTAAGTCTAAGCcaggaaaaagagaagaaagtgAACTAAAAGACCACGAGATAAATCTAAGAGCAAACCCTTGGAACCAGTTTGCCCATATGTGGGTTGGGGGGAAGTCTAAGCCAGGAAAACGAGAAGATGGGGAACTAGACGACCATCTGATCGATCTAAGAGCAAACCCTTGGAATCAATTCGCCCATATGTGGGTGGGCGGGAAGTCAAAACCAGGAAAACGAGAACAAGGGGTACTAGAGGACCATGAGATCGAACTAAGAGCGAACTCCTGGAACAAGTTTGCCCATATGTGGCTTGGGGGGAAGTCTAAGCCAGGAAAACGAGGGGAGAGTGAACTAGAAGACCACGAGATAGATCTTAGAGCGAATCCTTGGAACCAGTTTGCCCATATGTGGGTAGGGGGGAAGTCAAAGCCAGGAAAACGAGAAGGGGAACTAGTAGAAGACCACGAGATCGATCTAAGAGCGAATCCTTGGAATCAATTTGCCCATATGTGGGTGGGGGGCCAGTCAAAGCAAGTAAAGAAGTCTGAAACTAGCAAGAATCAATCCGAGGAAAGTGATGGTCCACAGGACAGTAACATCGAAAACCAAAGTGAAAAGCTTGAGGATAAAAGCATAGATGAAAAAGCAATGCAAGGTGAACCGCAAGATGTTACCAAGAAGTCCAGCCCTTGGCAAAACTATGGAAAAATGTGGGTGGAAGGACAGGGGAAACGAGATTCCATCAACGGAGACCCGGTCGAAGAGAGGTCCTGGAATAAGCAGGCACAGATGTGGACAAAAGGGATGAAAAAGGACCCGACAATATCGAGGGAAGGGAGTGAGGAGAGCGAAGGCGTTGAGACGCGTTCGGACCCGTGGGGCAAGCACGCTCAGCTCTGGACACAGGGTCAGTCCAGGCGACAGAAACGGAGCCTCGAG AGCCGAGGACCAAGACGACCATGGACCACATGGACGAAGTTGTGGATCGGCGGGACAGGAAAAGGCGAGAGGGTCGCTCGGAGCATCCGGGAAGACAGGAGGACGGGCACTGACTTCGGCTTCTGA
- the LOC118423930 gene encoding uncharacterized protein LOC118423930 has product MSDDMDEVEQFSDSSSSVEAFFEVEGESVPSPADVGGVVAYRYEPYLDEQQSDGEEDLDGGQDTDNSVGNAEVGAEGGMADRSGRQENTEWCSCGHCTTMPTTTECVCCHEVQQINVKQQQLVHMMVPVPGCITLHPGLPAVCLDPWGLQCAYYHYRQDQGPLSLSDNHE; this is encoded by the exons ATGAGCGACGACATGGACGAAGTCGAGCAATTTTCCGACTCGTCTTCTAGCGTGGAGGCCTTTTTTGAGGTGGAAGGGGAGTCGGTGCCGTCTCCAGCAGACGTAGGTGGTGTCGTGGCTTATAGGTACGAACCTTACCTTGACGAGCAGCAGTCAGACGGAGAAGAGGATCTTGACGGAGGTCAAGACACAGACAACAGTGTTGGTAACGCTGAGGTCGGTGCTGAAGGGGGAATGGCGGATCGGAGCGGCAGACAGGAAAATACGGAATG GTGCTCATGTGGTCACTGTACCACCatgccaacaacaacagaatgtGTATGCTGTCATGAGGTACAACAGATTAATGTAAAACAGCAGCAGCTGGTGCACATGATGGTGCCCGTTCCTGGGTGCATAACCCTTCACCCAGGGTTACCCGCGGTCTGTCTTGACCCCTGGGGACTGCAGTGCGCCTACTACCATTACAGGCAGGACCAGGGTCCACTCAGCCTGAGCGATAATCATGAGTAA
- the LOC118423920 gene encoding uncharacterized protein LOC118423920 isoform X1, whose amino-acid sequence MARRLRQCEVCALLFLTTALTVLGLPTTIQRQNDWLLGSDLQHQPSRGIVDEQLWGPISHYNYVLPVRVTRGFGGRHYSPWQTFSRLWVQGRNKVARNSPQPWNDEDANTDLEATPHEIQTRANPWQKYGKLWVNGASRQNKRISTNEDATSPLGGSNLDDLEVEIRSNPWNKFANMWVKGHGKRGFDTVPAFSELTPSDPTNIDKRQVTNPWNTFSNLWVKGTGKRSADVVSDSQLAELSDLLAEKRAGGNPWNRYANMWVSGVSQPREGRSSPWNTYSQSWVSGKGKRSPWGKYAHLWVEGQSKLKRGQNPWNDFAHMWVGGKSKPGKREGGELEDHVIDLRANPWNDFAHMWVGGKSKPGKREGELVEDHEIDLRANPWNQFAHMWVGGKSKPGKREERELVDDHEIDLRANPWNQFAHMWVGGKSKPGKREEGELVEDHEIDLRANPWNDFAHLWVGGKSKPGKREESELKDHEINLRANPWNQFAHMWVGGKSKPGKREDGELDDHLIDLRANPWNQFAHMWVGGKSKPGKREQGVLEDHEIELRANSWNKFAHMWLGGKSKPGKRGESELEDHEIDLRANPWNQFAHMWVGGKSKPGKREGELVEDHEIDLRANPWNQFAHMWVGGQSKQVKKSETSKNQSEESDGPQDSNIENQSEKLEDKSIDEKAMQGEPQDVTKKSSPWQNYGKMWVEGQGKRDSINGDPVEERSWNKQAQMWTKGMKKDPTISREGSEESEGVETRSDPWGKHAQLWTQGQSRRQKRSLESRGPRRPWTTWTKLWIGGTGKGERVARSIREDRRTGTDFGF is encoded by the exons CAGAACGATTGGCTATTGGGAAGTGACCTGCAACACCAGCCCAGCAGGGGGATAGTTGACGAGCAGCTATGGGGACCAATCAGCCACTACAACTACGTCCTTCCCGTTAGAGTCACCAGGGGATTCGGG GGAAGACATTACAGTCCCTGGCAAACATTCTCACGCCTTTGGGTACAGGGCCGCAACAAGGTTGCCCGTAACTCCCCACAACCCTGGAACGACGAAGACGCAAACACCGACCTCGAAGCGACCCCCCACGAAATCCAGACAAGAGCAAATCCGTGGCAGAAGTACGGAAAGTTGTGGGTGAACGGTGCATCGAGACAAAACAAGCGAATCTCGACCAATGAAGATGCAACAAGCCCCTTGGGAGGAAGTAATCTAGATGACCTTGAAGTAGAAATAAGGTCAAACCCCTGGAATAAGTTTGCCAACATGTGGGTTAAGGGGCATGGCAAGAGGGGCTTTGACACAGTTCCAGCCTTCTCTGAGCTCACGCCATCAGATCCCACAAATATCGATAAACGACAGGTTACCAATCCCTGGAATACGTTTTCTAACTTGTGGGTCAAGGGCACGGGGAAGCGATCAGCCGACGTAGTTAGCGATTCTCAACTAGCTGAGCTCTCTGACCTGTTGGCTGAGAAGAGAGCAGGAGGGAACCCGTGGAATAGGTATGCTAATATGTGGGTTTCGGGCGTATCGCAACCACGCGAGGGTAGATCGAGTCCATGGAATACCTATTCTCAGTCTTGGGTATCTGGGAAGGGGAAGCGTAGCCCTTGGGGCAAATATGCCCATCTATGGGTGGAAGGTCAATCCAAACTCAAGAGAGGACAAAACCCCTGGAATGACTTTGCCCATATGTGGGTGGGGGGGAAGTCGAAGCCAGGCAAGCGAGAGGGGGGCGAACTAGAGGACCATGTGATTGATCTCAGAGCGAACCCCTGGAATGATTTTGCCCATATGTGGGTAGGGGGGAAGTCAAAGCCAGGAAAAAGAGAAGGGGAACTAGTAGAAGACCACGAGATTGATCTAAGAGCAAACCCCTGGAACCAGTTTGCCCATATGTGGGTGGGAGGAAAGTCGAAGCCAGGAAAACGAGAAGAAAGGGAACTAGTAGACGACCACGAGATAGACCTAAGAGCGAATCCCTGGAACCAATTTGCCCATATGTGGGTGGGGGGAAAGTCGAAGCCAGGAAAACGAGAAGAAGGGGAACTAGTAGAAGACCACGAGATAGATCTAAGAGCGAACCCCTGGAATGATTTTGCCCATTTGTGGGTGGGAGGTAAGTCTAAGCcaggaaaaagagaagaaagtgAACTAAAAGACCACGAGATAAATCTAAGAGCAAACCCTTGGAACCAGTTTGCCCATATGTGGGTTGGGGGGAAGTCTAAGCCAGGAAAACGAGAAGATGGGGAACTAGACGACCATCTGATCGATCTAAGAGCAAACCCTTGGAATCAATTCGCCCATATGTGGGTGGGCGGGAAGTCAAAACCAGGAAAACGAGAACAAGGGGTACTAGAGGACCATGAGATCGAACTAAGAGCGAACTCCTGGAACAAGTTTGCCCATATGTGGCTTGGGGGGAAGTCTAAGCCAGGAAAACGAGGGGAGAGTGAACTAGAAGACCACGAGATAGATCTTAGAGCGAATCCTTGGAACCAGTTTGCCCATATGTGGGTAGGGGGGAAGTCAAAGCCAGGAAAACGAGAAGGGGAACTAGTAGAAGACCACGAGATCGATCTAAGAGCGAATCCTTGGAATCAATTTGCCCATATGTGGGTGGGGGGCCAGTCAAAGCAAGTAAAGAAGTCTGAAACTAGCAAGAATCAATCCGAGGAAAGTGATGGTCCACAGGACAGTAACATCGAAAACCAAAGTGAAAAGCTTGAGGATAAAAGCATAGATGAAAAAGCAATGCAAGGTGAACCGCAAGATGTTACCAAGAAGTCCAGCCCTTGGCAAAACTATGGAAAAATGTGGGTGGAAGGACAGGGGAAACGAGATTCCATCAACGGAGACCCGGTCGAAGAGAGGTCCTGGAATAAGCAGGCACAGATGTGGACAAAAGGGATGAAAAAGGACCCGACAATATCGAGGGAAGGGAGTGAGGAGAGCGAAGGCGTTGAGACGCGTTCGGACCCGTGGGGCAAGCACGCTCAGCTCTGGACACAGGGTCAGTCCAGGCGACAGAAACGGAGCCTCGAG AGCCGAGGACCAAGACGACCATGGACCACATGGACGAAGTTGTGGATCGGCGGGACAGGAAAAGGCGAGAGGGTCGCTCGGAGCATCCGGGAAGACAGGAGGACGGGCACTGACTTCGGCTTCTGA